The Kribbella shirazensis genomic interval GGAGTAGCCCGCGTCAGTGATCGGCGCGGTCGGTGAAGAAGCGGGCCGGGTTCCCGGCGGCTCGGGGGTTCGACGCGATCCAGGTGGCGAAGGACTCCGGATGACGGCGTTCGAGTTCGTCCAGGTAGGCACGGCGTACGTCGGCCATCGCCTGCCGGCGGTCGGCGGACGTCGTCCGCTCGAGCTGGGTGAAGCTCCGTCGCCAGGCGAGGCACAGCTCTTCGTCGGTCAGCTCGCCGACGCTGCGGATCACGGCGGGGAGGTACTTCGGCATCGGCCATTCCTCGTCCTGGTGTTTCTGGACCACGTGCTTCGATGCCTTGGGCAACCTGAGCGACGGCCGGTGCCGGGGCTGCGCCGGCCGCTCCGCGGGTCCCGAACGCAGCCAGCCGAGGACCGGCGGGGAGACTCCGACGATCAGCAGGAGCAGCGTCACCGTCCGGGCCCCGATCGCGGCGGCGTACCCGCAGACCGACAGCACGCACAGTCCGCCGATCACGCCGCCACGGGGCACCATCCGGAGCAGGTCGGCGTTCGGCAGGTCACGACCCAGGCCGACGCTGAGACAGATCGCCCCGATGGTGAACGCGGCGACCAGGAACGCCGCGAGATTCGTCGCCGGTGACACGAACACCAGCGACGCAAGCACCCCGATCGTGGCCAGCAGTCCCACGGCTGCCCGCCAGATCCGCACGTACCGCAGCCCGACGCCCACCATGCTCACCCAGTGCCCATCGCCCGGTCTACCAACCGGTCAGATCTCCAGTGTGACTCGCATCTGCCCCGCGATGAAGACCACAGCAGCCGCCTTCCCACCAGTTCGCCGTGGTGACCCGATCGGCGGAACAGGTCGCGCTCGATGCGTTGACGTGCAACCGGTTGCATGCTGGAATCACGGGCATGACGCGTCTCGCCATCGCCGGTGCCGCCCATCCGCATGTGGCCTACGTGACCGCGGAGGTCGATCGGGGTGACGGGTACGAACTGGTCGCGGTGGCGGACCCGGACCGCGCGACCGCCGAGAAGTGGGCCGCGCCGTACGGCGCCCAGGTGTTCACCGATCACCAGGAGATGCTGCGCGCGGCCGCGCCCGACGTGGTGATGGTCGCCGGGATCTACGGCGACCGCGGTCAGGTGGTCGTCGACGCGCTCGACGCCGGCAGTCACGTGATCGCCGACAAGCCGCTGTGCACGACCCTCGAGGACCTCGACGCGATCACCGAGGCCGCGGACCGCACCGGACGCCACGTGACCGTGCTCCTGGAGAAGCGCTACTACCCCGTCACCCTCGCGGCCCGGGAGATCTCCGGCCGGCTCGGCACGATCCACGGCGTGACGTCGTCCGGACCGCACAAACTCAACCGCCCGACCCGGCCGGCCTGGTTCTTCGAGCGGCCCCGGTACGGCGGCCTGCTGAACGACCTCGCCGTCCACGACATCGACGCGGGCCTGCTCTTCACCGGCCTGACCAGCGGGACCGTCAGCGGCGTTGTCGTGGACGGCCTGTACGGCGTCGCGACGCTGAGCGGCCCCGGCGCGCTGATCACCGCCGGAGTCGACTGGCTGACGCCGGCCGGCTCACCGGTGCACGGCGACTACCGGATGAAGCTCGTCGGCACCGCCGGCACGGCCGAGCTGCTCTGGGCCCGCAACCGCCTCGTCCTCACCACGACCGACTCGGCGCCGCACGACGTACCGCTGCCGGCCGGGTACCGCCCCGCCGAGCTCCCACTCCAGGCGCTTGCCGCGGGCAACGAGCCGGACATCACCACCGCCCGCGGCCTGCTGGCCACCCGGCTCGCGCTGCTCGCGCAGCAGTCCGCCGATCAGGGCGGCGTACCGATCGCCTGGACCACCGCCTGATTCACCGCCTGAACCACTGACCGAAGAGAGGTTCTATGCGTTTCGCACTGATCGGCGCCGGCGTGATCGGCACCGTGCACGCCCGCCTCGTCGAAGCCCTCGGCGACGACGGCGTCCTGGCCGCAGTGGTCGACCGGGACGTCGACCGGGCCGGCAAGATCGTCGCGCAGTACGGCGGCCGCGCCTACGCGACACCGGCCGAGGCGTACGCCGCGGAGGAGCTCGACGCGGTCTCGATCTGCCTGCCGAGCGCGCTGCACGCCGACACCGCCGTGGAAGCGCTCGAGGCGGGCAAGCACGTGATCATCGAGAAGCCGGTGGACATCACGCTCGCCGCGGCGGACCGGGTGATCAGGGCGCAGCAGGAGACCGGCGGCACCGTGTCGGTGATCAGCCAGCGTCGTTTCCAGCCACCGGTCACGCAGATCCGGACGGCGATCGACACCGGCGCCCTCGGCCGTGTGACGTCCGGGATCGCCGAGTCGGCGTTCTTCCGGCCGCAGTCGTACTACGACGGCGACGGCTGGCGCGGCACGCTCGCGATCGACGGCGGCGGCGCCCTGATGAACCAGGGCATCCACGCGCTCGACCTGCTGGTGTGGATGCTCGGCCGCCCGGTGCAGGTCACCGCGCAGACAGGCAGGCTCGCCCACGAAGGCATCGAGGTCGAGGACCTCGCGAGCGCCTCGATCCTGTTCGAGAGCGGCGCGATCGGGCTGACGCTCGCCAGTACGGCGGCCTTCCCGGGGCGCCCGGTCCGGCTGACGATCCACGGCGATCAAGGCACCGCGGTGCTCGACGACGACGAGCTGGCGTACTTCGCCGCGGCGAACGCCGAGCAACCGGAGGCGCCGGTGCTGGACGGGCCGGACGGCTGGGCGCCGACCGAGCTCGCGCACCTCGCGCAGTACCGCGACTTCGTCGCCGCCGTCCGCGAAGGCCGTCCGCCGGGGGTGACGCTCGAGGACGGGCGGCGGTCGCTGGCCACGGTGCTTGCCGTGTACGAGTCCGCCCGCTCCGGGCGCCCGGTCGAGTTGGAGGACTGACCATGTCGCTGCGCGTCGCTCTGGTCGGCACCGAGAACAGCCATGCCGACCACATCGTGGAGCACCTGAACGCCGACCCGGTGGACGGCACCGCGCGGATCGTCGCGCTCGTCGGCGCCGACGACGAACGCAATCGCAAGCTCGCCGCGATGGGCGGGATCACGCAAGTGGTCCCGACGTCCGCCGAGCTGCTCGGCAGCGTCGACGCGCTGATCGTCACCAACCGGGACGGCGCGCTGCATCGCGAGCACGCCGTACCGTTCCTCGAGGCCGGTGTTCCGGTGTGGGTCGACAAGCCACTGGCCGCGAGTACGGCGGATGCGCGAGCGATCCTCGACGCGGCCCAGCGCGGCGGTACGCAGGTCACGTCGTACTCCGCGGTGCGGTGGGTGGCGGACGCGGACGCACTCGCCGCGGAAGAGGTCGGTGAGCTGCAGACGGTCACGGTCACCGGACCGGCCGATCCGGACAGCGAGTACAGCGGGATCTTCTTCTACGGGATCCACTGCGCCGACCTCGCCCAGCGGCTCGCGCCGGGCGAGCCAGGTCCGGTCGCGGTCGATCGGGTCGGGTCGACGGTCGTCGTTCGGTACACCTGTGGCGGCGTGCTGGTGACGTTGCAGTTGGTGAAGCCGACCGACACCGGGCGCGTACCGTTCCACGCCGAGCTCGTCGGGCGGACCGGGGTCGTCAGCCGCGACGTACAGCTCGACTCGGAGTACGTCGTTCCGGGCCTGAAGGTCTTCCTGCAGATGCTCGAAACAGGTGATCAGCCGCTGGACGACGCCACGATGCTGGCCCCGATCACGGTGCTGGAGCAGGTGTAGCAAGCCCTCACATGCTTCATACCTGTGCCGTTCCACCGGTATGAACAAGTACGAGCGACGAGTGGCCGGTGCCGACTGGGATGCGGTGACGGGCGAGGTGAACGACCTCGGCTGCGCGTTGCTGCCGCAGTTGCTGACGCCGGCTGAGGCTGCGCGGATCGCCGGGTTGTACGACGACGTACGGCGGTTCCGGGCGACGATCGACATGGCGCGGCATCGGTTCGGCGAGGGGCAGTACAGGTACTTCGACCAGCCGTTCCCGGAGGCGGTGGACGCGCTGCGACAGGCGTTGTACCCGCGGCTGCTGCCGATCGCGCGGGACTGGTACGCGAAGCTCGGGCGGGAGGCCGAGTGGCCGGACACGCTCGACGAATGGCTGGACGTGTGCCACCGGGCGGGTCAGACGCGACCGACGCCGATTCTGCTGCGTTACGGCGCGGGCGACTGGAACGCGCTGCACCGGGATCTGTACGGCGACAAGGTGTTCCCATTGCAGGTCGTGATCAACCTGAACGACCCCGGCATCGATCACACCGGTGGCGAGTTCCTGCTGGTCGAGCAGCGGCCGCGGGCGCAGTCGCGGGGTACGTCGACGCTTATCCCACAGGGCCACGGCCTGGTCTTCACGACCCGCGACCGGCCGGTGAAGTCCGCGCGCGGCTGGTCGGCCGCACCTGTACGGCACGGTGTGTCCGCGATCCGCTCAGGACAGCGCCATACCCTCGGTCTCGTCTTCCACGACGCGAAGTGACTACTCCCCTGTTGCCAGCGCGGAGCAGATGTCCCACGCGGCCTGCTGGAGAAGGGCTGCGGTGTCCGCGGCAAGACCCTTGACCGGTACGTCGACCCCCACCGGGTCCTCGTTCAGCAACGCGATCAGGAACACGCACGCCGCGAGATAGCTGCCCGCGAGCGCCGGGTGGCTGTTGTCCGCGTCGTGCAGCGCGGGTTCGTCGTACTGGCTGAGGAACCGTTCCCAGACCATCCCGACCGGGACGAGCGTCGCACCGAGCTCCGCCGCGGCACCGCCGTACGCGTCGGTGAGCGCCTGCTGCGTCTCGGGAGCGTTCCGCCGGGCCCAGGTCAGGTAGAACGCCGTACGGGCACCGGCCGCGGTGATCGCTTCGCCGAAGTCGCGCGCGCTGTCGCGGAAGCGGTCCGGGTTCTTGATCGGCAACGTGCTCTGCTCCTGCAGTACGACGGTGTCGAATCCGCCGGTCGCGAGCGCGTCGAGTGCCTTGCCGGCGTTGAGGTGCTGCCGGAGCGACGCACCGCCGGCGGAGATCAGTTTGTGCTCGAGCTCGATGCCGCGCGCACCGGCCAGGCCCTTGAGCAGCCCGGGCAGGTTGTTCCGCGAGGTGAAGCTGTTCCCGACGAAGAGAATTCGCACGACACGGACGGTACTACTCCCCCGACCCGGCCGCTGGAGTGCACTATGTCCTCGCAAGTTCGACGCGGGGAGACGTACATGAAGAATGTGTGGCTGGAGTTCAAGGCGTTCGCGCTCGGCGGCAACATGCTCGACCTGGCGCTCGGTTTCATCATCGGCGCCGCGTTCGCCG includes:
- a CDS encoding Gfo/Idh/MocA family protein, encoding MTRLAIAGAAHPHVAYVTAEVDRGDGYELVAVADPDRATAEKWAAPYGAQVFTDHQEMLRAAAPDVVMVAGIYGDRGQVVVDALDAGSHVIADKPLCTTLEDLDAITEAADRTGRHVTVLLEKRYYPVTLAAREISGRLGTIHGVTSSGPHKLNRPTRPAWFFERPRYGGLLNDLAVHDIDAGLLFTGLTSGTVSGVVVDGLYGVATLSGPGALITAGVDWLTPAGSPVHGDYRMKLVGTAGTAELLWARNRLVLTTTDSAPHDVPLPAGYRPAELPLQALAAGNEPDITTARGLLATRLALLAQQSADQGGVPIAWTTA
- a CDS encoding Gfo/Idh/MocA family protein, giving the protein MRFALIGAGVIGTVHARLVEALGDDGVLAAVVDRDVDRAGKIVAQYGGRAYATPAEAYAAEELDAVSICLPSALHADTAVEALEAGKHVIIEKPVDITLAAADRVIRAQQETGGTVSVISQRRFQPPVTQIRTAIDTGALGRVTSGIAESAFFRPQSYYDGDGWRGTLAIDGGGALMNQGIHALDLLVWMLGRPVQVTAQTGRLAHEGIEVEDLASASILFESGAIGLTLASTAAFPGRPVRLTIHGDQGTAVLDDDELAYFAAANAEQPEAPVLDGPDGWAPTELAHLAQYRDFVAAVREGRPPGVTLEDGRRSLATVLAVYESARSGRPVELED
- a CDS encoding Gfo/Idh/MocA family protein; amino-acid sequence: MSLRVALVGTENSHADHIVEHLNADPVDGTARIVALVGADDERNRKLAAMGGITQVVPTSAELLGSVDALIVTNRDGALHREHAVPFLEAGVPVWVDKPLAASTADARAILDAAQRGGTQVTSYSAVRWVADADALAAEEVGELQTVTVTGPADPDSEYSGIFFYGIHCADLAQRLAPGEPGPVAVDRVGSTVVVRYTCGGVLVTLQLVKPTDTGRVPFHAELVGRTGVVSRDVQLDSEYVVPGLKVFLQMLETGDQPLDDATMLAPITVLEQV
- a CDS encoding 2OG-Fe(II) oxygenase, with translation MNKYERRVAGADWDAVTGEVNDLGCALLPQLLTPAEAARIAGLYDDVRRFRATIDMARHRFGEGQYRYFDQPFPEAVDALRQALYPRLLPIARDWYAKLGREAEWPDTLDEWLDVCHRAGQTRPTPILLRYGAGDWNALHRDLYGDKVFPLQVVINLNDPGIDHTGGEFLLVEQRPRAQSRGTSTLIPQGHGLVFTTRDRPVKSARGWSAAPVRHGVSAIRSGQRHTLGLVFHDAK
- a CDS encoding SGNH/GDSL hydrolase family protein; its protein translation is MRILFVGNSFTSRNNLPGLLKGLAGARGIELEHKLISAGGASLRQHLNAGKALDALATGGFDTVVLQEQSTLPIKNPDRFRDSARDFGEAITAAGARTAFYLTWARRNAPETQQALTDAYGGAAAELGATLVPVGMVWERFLSQYDEPALHDADNSHPALAGSYLAACVFLIALLNEDPVGVDVPVKGLAADTAALLQQAAWDICSALATGE